AACCGTACCTCGACGGTCGTCATCTGGTCATCGGCAAAACTTTCCTGGCGCCAGGTCAGGCTCAGCCGCCTGCCCGGTTCCCACGCGGTCACCCTGCCGATCTCGAACTCGGTACCGTCCGGGTATGACTCGACGAAACGGCCATCCACGTACGGCTCGATGGCAAGCGTCCCAGCACGTTTCCGGGTGAATCGAAACAGAGTATTGGGCTGCCACCACATCCCGATGTCGTTGACGAACACCTCGAATGCCTGGGCCGGGGTGGCGCGCACCCGCAGCGCAACCTGTATCCGTGAGGTCATGGGATCTGCTGTCCCTCGATGTGCTCCTTGAAAGCCAACAGCTGTGTGGCCCAGAGTTTTTCGATCTCGTCGAGCCACGTCCTCAGTTCGGCCATGGGAGCCGGTCGCAGTGTGTAGATACGTACACGCGCGTCGAACTCCGGATGAGATTCCTCGACCAGTGCGCTGGCCTTGAGGGTCCGCAGATGCCTGCTCAGGGCGGCCGGAGTCAGGCCGACGGCCTGCGCGATGTCCCCAGCGCGAGATGGTCGATCCCGCAGCACCTCGACGATTCGTCGCCGATTGGGGTCGGCCAGCGCGGCGAGCGTGCGATCTAAACTCGCGGGCGCCGCGGAGGGACTCGTCAAACCCAGCCCTCGATGTTCAAGCCGCTTGCCTTTTCGGCGTCTTCGCGTGAGACGGTCCGGACGGTCTGACCGAAGGTCCACACATGGCCCTCGGGGTCCTGGGCCCGGTACACCCGGTCGCCGTAGAACTGGTCGGCCGGGCGCATCAAGATCTTGGCTCCGGCGGCCTCGGCCTGCCGACAATGCGTATCGATATCGCCGTCTACCTGAACGTGGATCGTCTGCGTACACCTGCCACCCACCGACTTGGGGCTCGCGACGCTGGCATCCCACTCGGATCCGACCATGAGATAGGAATCCCCGAAACGCATCTCGGAATGTTCAAGCTTGCCGCCGTTGTCGGTGATGACCATGGATCGTTCGAAGCCGAAGGCCTTCTCCAGCCAGTCGAGGGCTGCCGACGGGTCCTGGTAGACCACCGCCGAGGCCAAACTCGGGCGTGCGCTCATTGACTTCACCCTTCAATTCGGATACCTGACGGTTGATATTTAATGCTTGCGTTGAATATCTGTCAACGGTCATTCGGCGAGCAGACGTAAAAGTCCCGAACACGCGGCGTGTTGGGGACTTTTACGTCTGCTCGCGATGGAGAGGGGTGCCCTAGGGGTTGACCTTGGAGATGACGCGCTCGGCGAAGCTCTCCAGGTTCTTGATCTTGGTGTCCAGCGGCTCGGTGTCTGGCCCCATGACGTAGGGAATGCGGAAGCCCACGATGACATCCGTTACACCCTTGTCTTCCAGGCGCTTTACGCCATCGACTGTGAATCCGTCGATGGAGATCACGTGGATCTCGAACGGTTTGTCGGCCGTTCCTTCTTCTTCGCGGAACTTGTTCAGCTTGGCCAGCAGCTCGTCCAGATCCTCGGTGCCGCCACCGTGCATCCAGCCGTCGCACCGCGCGGCGCGGCGCAGGGCGGCGTCGGCATGCCCGCCGATGAGGATCGGAATCGGCCGGGTGGGTGCGGGGGTCATCTTGGTCTTGGGGATGTCGTAGAACTCGCCGTGGAACTCGAAATACTCACCGGTGGTGAGCCCCTGGATGATCTCGATGCACTCGTCCATGCGCTTCCCGCGCTTGGCGAACGGCACGTTCATGAGCTCGTAGTCCTCGGGCCA
The nucleotide sequence above comes from Mycobacteroides saopaulense. Encoded proteins:
- a CDS encoding SRPBCC family protein, whose product is MTSRIQVALRVRATPAQAFEVFVNDIGMWWQPNTLFRFTRKRAGTLAIEPYVDGRFVESYPDGTEFEIGRVTAWEPGRRLSLTWRQESFADDQMTTVEVRFEPVGDETRVTVEHLGWESVPQDHVARHTFPDGLFLRRHGQWWQELLEALRNQVGSP
- a CDS encoding ArsR/SmtB family transcription factor, translating into MTSPSAAPASLDRTLAALADPNRRRIVEVLRDRPSRAGDIAQAVGLTPAALSRHLRTLKASALVEESHPEFDARVRIYTLRPAPMAELRTWLDEIEKLWATQLLAFKEHIEGQQIP
- a CDS encoding VOC family protein, which codes for MSARPSLASAVVYQDPSAALDWLEKAFGFERSMVITDNGGKLEHSEMRFGDSYLMVGSEWDASVASPKSVGGRCTQTIHVQVDGDIDTHCRQAEAAGAKILMRPADQFYGDRVYRAQDPEGHVWTFGQTVRTVSREDAEKASGLNIEGWV
- a CDS encoding LLM class flavin-dependent oxidoreductase, which translates into the protein MRFTFAEAMTDTSYYIPLAKAAESAGYNAMVIGDSLAYPYESDSKYPYTPDGSREFLDGKPFIEALTLAAALGAVTTTLRFDVFVLKLPIRPPALVAKQASSIAALTGNRLGLGVGTSPWPEDYELMNVPFAKRGKRMDECIEIIQGLTTGEYFEFHGEFYDIPKTKMTPAPTRPIPILIGGHADAALRRAARCDGWMHGGGTEDLDELLAKLNKFREEEGTADKPFEIHVISIDGFTVDGVKRLEDKGVTDVIVGFRIPYVMGPDTEPLDTKIKNLESFAERVISKVNP